Proteins co-encoded in one Bos taurus isolate L1 Dominette 01449 registration number 42190680 breed Hereford chromosome X, ARS-UCD2.0, whole genome shotgun sequence genomic window:
- the ARMCX3 gene encoding armadillo repeat-containing X-linked protein 3 isoform X1: MGYARKVGWVTAGLVIGAGACYCIYRLTRGRKQNKEKMAEGGSGDVDDVGDCPGARYNDWSDDDDDNSENKGVVWYPPWARIGTEAGTRARARARARATRARRAVQKRASPNSDDTILSPQELQKVLCLVEMSEKPYILEAALIALGNNAAYAFNRDIIRDLGGLPIVAKILNTRDPIVKEKALIVLNNLSVNAENQRRLKIYMNQVCDDTITSRLNSSVQLAGLRLLTNMTVTNEYQHMLANSISDFFRLFSAGNEETKFQVLKLLLNLAENPAMTRELLRAQVPSSLGSLFNKKENKEVILKLLVVFENINDNFKWEENESTQNQFSEGSLFFFLKEFQVCADKILGLESHQDFLVKVKVGKFVAKLAENMFPKSQE; encoded by the coding sequence ATGGGCTACGCCAGGAAAGTAGGCTGGGTGACTGCGGGACTGGTGATTGGGGCTGGCGCCTGCTATTGCATTTATAGACTGAccagaggaagaaaacagaacaagGAGAAAATGGCTGAGGGTGGGTCTGGGGATGTGGATGATGTTGGGGATTGTCCTGGGGCCAGGTACAATGACTGgtctgatgatgatgatgacaacagTGAGAACAAAGGTGTAGTATGGTACCCACCTTGGGCCCGGATTGGGACTGAGGCTGGAACCAGAGCTAGGGCCAGGGCGAGGGCCAGGGCCACCCGGGCTCGTCGAGCTGTCCAGAAAAGGGCTTCCCCCAATTCAGATGATACTATTTTGTCCCCTCAAGAGCTGCAGAAAGTTCTTTGCTTGGTTGAGATGTCTGAAAAGCCTTATATTCTTGAAGCAGCTTTAATTGCTCTGGGTAACAATGCTGCTTATGCATTTAACAGAGATATTATTCGTGATCTGGGTGGCCTCCCAATTGTTGCAAAGATTCTCAATACTCGGGATCCCATAGTTAAGGAAAAGGCTTTAATTGTCCTAAATAACTTGAGTGTGAATGCTGAAAATCAGCGCAGGCTTAAGATATACATGAATCAAGTCTGTGATGACACAATCACTTCTCGATTGAACTCATCTGTGCAACTGGCAGGTCTAAGATTGCTTACGAACATGACTGTTACTAATGAGTATCAGCACATGCTTGCTAATTCCATTTCAGACTTTTTCCGTTTATTTTCAGCAGGAAATGAAGAAACCAAATTTCAGGTTTTGAAACTCCTTTTGAATTTGGCTGAAAATCCAGCCATGACTAGAGAACTGCTCAGGGCCCAAGTACCATCCTCGCTGGGTTCCCTCTTTAATAAGAAGGAGAACAAAGAGGTGATTCTTAAGCTTCTGGTCGTATTCGAGAACATAAATGACAATTTTAAATGGGAGGAAAATGAATCTACTCAGAATCAATTCAGCGAaggttcactttttttctttttaaaagaatttcaggTGTGTGCTGATAAGATTCTGGGGCTAGAAAGTCATCAGGATTTtttggtaaaagtgaaagttggaaAATTCGTGGCCAAACTGGCTGAGAATATGTTTCCAAAGAGCCAGGAATAA